The following proteins are encoded in a genomic region of Drosophila bipectinata strain 14024-0381.07 chromosome XL, DbipHiC1v2, whole genome shotgun sequence:
- the LOC108119528 gene encoding dynein regulatory complex protein 1 homolog codes for MDDNEDELEEHQEDLLSDFSGEEEEEIEQEVGPMASWESFNERIDGLIYNEHCDKSVKKLDERRLAILNRVRQQFREAPKGVVERCQAQKSPIDQQLEQSSERLDELVRFGNELVTNVRVANERRELNRRLFEATQKNQVQVKLQRESMETMARFSDIKARWTELEEINEPMMLWDQIEEQKKRIAEIMARKDEMIAACQAEVDRMNTKYEFDRGRQAQDLCCLVERVDHQVETLKEAYKQHLQMLRHTIEEERQIFAVSAVEKWRTFFDAMNANFDEKASLVRAREQFYARQTQQINESQEELTKSTRIRLEKECERLELELRRTRDNVLMNSEKLDYNYQVLQKRNEENVIINNQQKRRVARLHEAIGRTRRGLKNLYLTGKRNIARLSSDIYKLHANINDMESKAHQARLNNREKFDRIWEINYQELNLLVDRVYHIDRIIHEQQLAMPWSRPVAPIPNINKSKKKRNNILEKFDMRIGRVPKNRVVSKTGPKHRPDIKELPPESLRLMRNLIRKLSDRGGFLIEERLLKILEPYSEEDKCLVRIDNIFAALRIRHLRDVKELTKVFMPYTYCPNCQPQGLSPRKCAEVFMKDQKPNRLHHASDGGVHHDHRESDRNEVFQKKREEMAKKCHNHYMVMEPALCLHAMNLFTSKMHKQMYEHEPGSNTNAVNLIQISDNQIREFWRQFSACFPASKCKLWKTLEHGLNHYVEVLKMRVQYDAEVVFLRRQNEELRHLLQKFTV; via the exons ATGGACGACAACGAGGACGAGCTGGAGGAGCACCAGGAGGACCTGCTCAGTGACTTTAGcggcgaggaggaggaggagatcgAGCAGGAAGTCGGCCCCATGGCCAGTTGGGAGTCCTTCAATGAGCGCATCGACGGCCTGATTTACAATGAGCACTGCGACAAGTCGGTCAAGAAGCTGGACGAGCGCCGGCTGGCGATCCTCAACCGAGTCCGCCAGCAGTTCCGAGAGGCGCCCAAGGGCGTGGTGGAGCGCTGCCAGGCCCAGAAGTCGCCCATCGACCAGCAACTGGAGCAGTCCAGCGAGCGCCTGGACGAATTGGTGCGCTTCGGCAACGAGCTGGTGACCAATGTCCGGGTAGCCAACGAACGGCGCGAACTGAATCGTCGCCTCTTCGAGGCCACGCAGAAGAACCAGGTGCAGGTGAAGCTTCAGCGCGAAAGTATGGAGACCATGGCCCGTTTCTCGGACATAAAG GCCCGCTGGACGGAGCTGGAGGAGATCAACGAGCCGATGATGCTGTGGGACCAGATCGAGGAGCAGAAGAAGCGCATCGCCGAGATTATGGCCCGCAAGGACGAGATGATTGCCGCCTGTCAGGCCGAGGTCGATCGCATGAACACCAAATATGAGTTCGACCGCGGGCGCCAAGCGCAGGACCTGTGCTGTTTGGTGGAGCGCGTGGATCATCAGGTGGAGACGCTGAAGGAGGCCTACAAACAGCACCTGCAGATGCTGCGACACACCATCGAGGAGGAGCGCCAGATCTTTGCCGTTAGCGCCGTGGAGAAGTGGCGCACCTTCTTCGATGCGATGAACGCCAACTTTGACGAGAAGGCCAGCCTGGTGAGGGCGAGGGAGCAGTTTTATGCCCGACAGACCCAGCAGATTAACGAGTCGCAGGAGGAGCTGACCAAGAGCACGCGCATCCGGCTGGAGAAGGAGTGCGAGCGGCTGGAGCTCGAGCTGCGTCGAACTCGGGACAATGTGCTGATGAACTCCGAGAAGCTCGACTACAACTACCAGGTGCTGCAGAAACGCAACGAGGAGAACGTGATCATCAACAACCAGCAGAAGCGACGGGTGGCCAGGCTGCACGAGGCCATTGGGCGCACCAGGCGTGGTCTGAAGAACCTTTATCTGACCGGGAAGCGGAACATTGCCCGCCTCTCCTCCGACATCTACAAGCTGCACGCAAACATCAACGACATGGAGTCGAAGGCCCATCAGGCGCGCCTCAACAACCGCGAGAAGTTCGACCGCATCTGGGAGATCAACTACCAGGAACTGAACCTTCTAGTGGACCGTGTCTACCATATTGATCGCATCATCCACGAGCAGCAGCTGGCGATGCCGTGGAGCCGCCCGGTGGCACCGATTCCCAACATCAACAAGTCCAAAAAGAAGCGGAACAACATATTGGAGAAGTTTGACATGCGAATAGGTCGGGTGCCCAAAAACCGCGTGGTGAGCAAGACGGGTCCCAAGCACCGGCCGGACATCAAGGAGCTGCCGCCCGAGTCGCTGCGCCTGATGCGCAACCTCATTCGGAAGTTGTCCGATCGCGGCGGATTCCTGATCGAGGAGCGCCTGCTGAAGATCTTGGAGCCCTACTCCGAGGAGGACAAGTGCCTCGTGAGGATCGACAACATCTTTGCCGCACTGCGTATCCGTCATTTGCGAGACGTGAAGGAGCTGACCAAGGTCTTTATGCCGTACACGTACTGTCCGAACTGCCAGCCCCAGGGCCTGAGTCCGCGTAAGTGCGCCGAGGTGTTCATGAAGGACCAGAAACCCAACCGACTGCACCACGCATCGGATGGGGGCGTACACCATGACCACCGCGAGAGCGACCGCAATGAGGTCTTCCAGAAAAAGCGCGAGGAGATGGCCAAAAAGTGCCACAACCACTACATGGTGATGGAGCCGGCGCTGTGTCTCCACGCCATGAACCTATTCACGTCCAAGATGCACAAGCAGATGTACGAGCACGAGCCGGGCAGCAACACGAACGCCGTTAATCTCATCCAGATTTCGGACAACCAGATCCGCGAGTTCTGGCGACAGTTCTCCGCCTGCTTTCCGGCCTCCAAGTGCAAGCTCTGGAAGACTCTGGAGCACGGACTGAACCACTACGTCGAGGTGCTAAAGATGCGGGTGCAGTATGATGCCGAGGTGGTCTTTCTGCGTCGCCAGAACGAGGAGCTGCGCCACCTTCTCCAGAAGTTCACGGTCTAG
- the LOC108119529 gene encoding uncharacterized protein, which translates to MDLDMSDTIEFVLPSRGEYSDEDDGGVVSGSRVVGVGGVGVVDSDDATTYVVLDGLGNEYDEEFLIISEDGVDGDLLVDEMQLQQFESCQELLVAGSPRMPVPGDQHFQYHPDDLDEQFVVTEMSEVDELVEVDQDDFGLEYSSQLPEEYEDEEEEEEEEFPSPSLSPPPVKPPATKPQPALQISRRSFTGHDEEEELKHEVKPSDKMLEEFKGPRRYLLFDDLVATIVDFDDENTPIVEFSMISSILDEKLPVECGICPDVMHKSKLSKHQKTHLVAGTNRYACMYCSETYRDCKYLAGHARRHMGIRPYVCEVCKLYFSTKQDLRVHNQRRHLEKEHICEMCGKTFAQNTQLKRHRETTHEKKRRYQCQYCHKAYYKNFSLQEHIRNVHMGMRRMLKCPFCGMQCRDAHKMARHRKEMHLSQGSYVCHLCHEEFTDINYFDAHKRSIQCRSNTRRLVGDEDPDVDAPGLLPGSVTGDMPGEAAPLGLLDDEELVEDAGLLVDDGQPQQEVQHYLSTVEGEPHYVQISDYDDQRLLVENVVIKEDIDDEVGEELLTEEQYIQAVQQQQLQLQQNPNQSHHFNDELIYEITLKTEDN; encoded by the coding sequence ATGGACCTGGATATGTCGGATACAATTGAGTTCGTTTTACCCTCCAGGGGCGAATATTCTGACGAGGATGATGGTGGCGTCGTAAGTGGATCCCGGGTTGTTGGCGTAGGTGGTGTAGGGGTCGTGGATAGCGATGATGCCACTACCTACGTGGTTTTGGACGGGCTGGGCAACGAGTACGACGAGGAGTTCCTAATAATTAGCGAGGACGGCGTCGATGGCGATCTTCTTGTGGATGAAATGCAGCTACAGCAGTTCGAAAGTTGCCAAGAGCTGCTGGTCGCCGGGTCCCCGCGGATGCCCGTTCCCGGCGACCAGCATTTTCAATACCACCCAGACGACCTGGACGAGCAATTTGTGGTGACCGAAATGTCTGAAGTGGATGAGCTAGTAGAAGTGGATCAGGATGACTTCGGTCTCGAGTATAGCTCACAGCTTCCCGAAGAAtacgaggacgaggaggaggaagaggaaGAGGAGTTTCCTTCGCCATCGCTATCTCCGCCGCCAGTTAAGCCGCCTGCAACGAAACCTCAACCCGCACTGCAAATCAGCCGTCGCAGTTTCACTGGACACGATGAAGAGGAGGAGTTAAAGCACGAAGTGAAGCCTAGCGACAAGATGCTAGAGGAGTTTAAGGGCCCGCGACGCTACCTCCTTTTCGATGACCTGGTAGCCACTATTGTGGATTTTGACGACGAGAACACACCCATCGTCGAATTCTCAATGATCAGCAGTATCCTGGATGAGAAGTTGCCGGTAGAGTGTGGAATCTGTCCCGATGTGATGCACAAGTCCAAGCTTTCCAAACATCAGAAGACTCACCTGGTGGCGGGGACGAACCGCTATGCATGCATGTACTGCTCGGAGACGTACCGTGACTGCAAGTACCTTGCCGGACACGCTCGTCGCCACATGGGCATCCGGCCGTACGTGTGTGAGGTGTGTAAGCTGTACTTCTCCACCAAGCAGGACCTGCGTGTCCACAACCAGCGTCGTCATCTCGAGAAGGAGCACATCTGCGAGATGTGTGGCAAGACGTTCGCCCAGAACACGCAGTTAAAGCGTCACCGGGAGACGACGCACGAGAAGAAACGCCGCTACCAGTGTCAGTATTGCCACAAGGCCTACTACAAGAACTTCTCGCTGCAGGAGCACATCCGCAACGTTCACATGGGCATGAGGCGCATGCTGAAGTGCCCGTTCTGTGGCATGCAGTGTCGCGACGCTCACAAGATGGCCCGTCACCGCAAGGAGATGCATCTGAGTCAGGGTTCCTATGTGTGCCACCTATGCCACGAAGAGTTCACCGACATCAACTACTTCGATGCCCACAAGAGGTCCATTCAGTGTCGCAGCAACACCCGTCGCCTGGTAGGCGACGAAGATCCCGACGTAGATGCTCCGGGCTTGTTACCGGGTTCAGTTACCGGCGATATGCCGGGCGAAGCCGCCCCCTTGGGCCTGTTGGATGACGAGGAGCTGGTTGAGGATGCGGGTCTGTTGGTGGACGATGGCCAGCCCCAGCAAGAGGTTCAGCACTATCTGTCCACGGTAGAGGGGGAACCGCACTATGTTCAGATATCAGACTACGACGACCAGCGCCTTCTGGTCGAAAACGTGGTAATTAAGGAGGATATCGACGATGAGGTGGGGGAGGAGCTGCTCACGGAGGAGCAATACATCCAGGCtgtgcaacagcagcaactccAGCTGCAGCAAAATCCCAACCAGAGTCACCATTTTAACGACGAGCTGATATATGAAATCACCCTTAAGACTGAGGATAACTAA